The genomic segment GGAACGGGGAAAACGTTTAGTGCATCCACTTCGCTTTTTTTAAGTTCTAACGCTTTGGCTCCCGCCCGCATCATCGATTTCCATTGCTGTCCATTGATGCGTTCTCCTGTTTCCGTAGCTGGTTTCAATCTAGATCCTCCTAATCTTTCACCGGATTACTCAAGCACACGAACGCCTTGAACATTCACGTTCACTTCAGCAACATGAAGCCCGGTCAGGTTTTCTGTCGTATATCGTACTCGTTCCATGACATTCGTTGCGACTTCGGAAATATTCACTCCATAGCCAACAACAATGTATAGATCGATAACCACTTGGTTATCATCAATTTTAACCATTACCCCTCGGGCCAAATTTTCACGACCCAGCAATTCGGTAAACCCATCGGTTATCTTACGAGAAGACATTCCCACCAAACCATAACATTCTACAGCAGCCGCTCCGGCAATTGTCGCGATAACTTCTTCCGAAATATCAATTTTCCCTAAATTGTTGTTAATTTCTTTACCCATCTTACGGATCTCTCCTTCCGGCATCGTCCATATCGTCACTATTCTATCAATTATAAACGAAATGTTCAATAATTTATATCTTCTTAGAATAAAACTGGCAAAAACCTTGCCAATCCTTAAAACATTTGATAAACTGTTATAGTGTCATTTCCGGTGTAAAGGAGGTAAGATCAATGGCGAATGTTTGTGCTATTTGCGGAAAAGGGATTTCTACGGGTATTCAGGTCAGTCACTCCCATATCCGGACCAAACGGACTTGGAAACCGAACCTGCAAAAGGTTCATGCCATCGTTGACGGCACTCCGACCCGGATCAGAGTTTGCACTAGATGCCTACGTTCCGGCAAAGTTCAACGCGCTGTTTAATTCTTGTGCGTTTTGTCCAGTAAAGCTCGGCTGATGTCGGGCTTTTTTCATTGAATTGAATTGAATTGATTTAATTTACACTAGATTGCGAAGCGGTCTGGAGCATCTCACGTTATGAGACGCTCTTTTTTTTATCCATCAAAGACTTTACGAGCAATTACTTTGCTTGTTCGTAAAGCTCCATTAACTCTTTTTCATCAAATTGATAATGCTCATTGCAGAAGTGGCATACCAATTCAGCTTGCTTATCTTGGAGAATTTCCTTAAAACCTTCCCGGCCTAAGCTAATTAAAGTTGCTCCAACTCGCTCTTTTGAGCATGAACACTGAAATCCTGCCGGCCGTTTTTCTAAAACCTGATATGATAGCCCCCCTAATAAAGTCTGAACCATCTCTTCCATTGAACGGCTTTCAGAAGCAATTTTACTAATTCCTTCAGGCAACTTATTAATTTGCTCCTCAATTTTTTCTATACATTCTTCTGATGCTCCAGGTAAAAGCTGTATTAACATTCCGCCAGCACCCATAACCTGATAATCGCGTTCAACAAGAACTCCTAATAGAGTTGCTGAAGGAATTTGCTCTGAATTCAAGAGATAGTGGGCAAGATCCTCGGCAATTTCTCCACTGATCAAAGGTACCATACTCGTAAAATTCTCGCCGTTTTCTAAACTTTTACTGACAGCGAATTCCCCTTGCCCGACGGCTTGTGCTACATCAAGTTTTCCATTCTCATTGAGAGGCAAATCTGTAAAGGGTTCATGGACATAGCCACGGACTTCCCCTTGGGCATTGCCAACAGCTACAACTCCACCTAATGGACCATTCCCCAAAAGACGAATCGTTATACTTTCGTTACCTTTAAGTGAACTCGCTAGAAGTAGAGATGCTGTCATCAGTCGGCCTAAAGCAGCTGTTGCCACTGGAGACGTTTGGTGCCGACTACGGGCCTCTTCCACAAGATCAGTAGTCTTAGCCACAACCCAGCGTGCTTGGCCCTCTAGAAGGGTTCCTAGCCATATCTCATCATGTATATCGTTTGACATTAACTTCATCATCCTTTGCTTATGTAAATGGTTTTGCAAGCAGAGTTGCGTTACAGACGCTCGGACGTACACTCGCAGACCAAGTTAGGGGCTTAACTGCTGTATGCAAGCTGTGGAATACCCTCCCAATTCGCCGTCCATGGCTCACGGTCAGCGAGTCACGTCCTGTGACTCGTCCCACTATATGAAGAGCCGTTCTGCCCAAGCTTGGTGCCTGCTCGCCTTGAGTCCTTACTTACTGTAATCGCAACTCGCTTCGAAGAATACTCGGGTACAGCTTCGCAAAATACTAGGGCAGGAAACTCAAAAAGCTTACCTAAAAATTCAAATTTGACCTTGTAAGCGTAGCTTCTCACACAGGAGTGAACGATTTCGCGGAGGGGCGGTAGGGGACACGACGCTTCCGTGGGATAGCGTGCCACTTGGTTCACTTGCAGAAGGCAGAAGGGTTTGGCTAAGCTCCCATGGAAGCGAGTGTGCCAGCCCTGGAGCGCTAAGTGAACGGATGTGTGAGAAGCTACACGACCCAAGATTTCTTAATAAACAATAGCACTGCTGATCAGGGATACCTATGCGAGCACCACCAGCAAAACGATGCCTTCTTCGACCTCAACCACAGCCTCTTCGCCGAGGAAGACATTACTAATCCCACGCGGAGAATCCTGTAATATAACATCCCCTTGCAAAGGGTAATATAGTCCTTCAGTGGTGACACGAGCTTTTTCAGATACTGGAATAAGCGAAAGTTCTTGTCCTGCTCGACCCTTAAGTTCTTCTCTGCCTTGAAGCAGATAAATTTCATGAAGTGGATCTTTAATATGAATACAGTAACCTCTTTTATGAAAATTGAGCAGGAGCGCCAGATTTCCCAAGAGATGATCGACACGTCCCCCTGTTGCACCATAAAGCCACAGTGTTTGCGGGTTCAGCTGACTTACCGCATACTCCAACGCAAGCTCAAGATCGGTCTCATCCTTTTCCCGAGGAAATTGCTCAATATGCACTTTCTTTTGGCGGCATAATTCTAAATTTCCCGGAGTAATTGAATCTAAATCTCCAATCAAAACCTTGGGTACACGTCCAGATTGGAGGGCATAGTTTCCTCCCCCATCTGCACAGATCAACATATCGTATTGAGCCAGTTCTCGGCTTCCCCAGTCCACATCCCATTCTCCATTGGCTACAACTGCAACTCTCACTTTACTTTGCTCCGTCCTTAGGGTTTCCAGCCGCTTTACGAATATCTTGAATGGCTTTACATGGATCAGTCTGACCAAATACTGCTGCACCTGCTACTAAAATTTCAGCACCTGCTTTAACTGCCGCTGGCGCCGTCTCAGCGTTAATTCCTCCATCAACTTCAATTTGGCAGGAAGAATGCCTCTGCTGCAAATACGTCCTTAAGACTTCAATTTTAGGAAGAACTCCCGGAATAAATTTTTGACCTCCAAAGCCAGGATTAACGCTCATAATAAGAACCATATCGAGCTCTGGTAATATGTATTTCAAACCATCCAAGGGGGTCGCTGGATTTACAGCTACACCTGCTGATAAACCTAGCGCTTTAATCTGTTGAACTGCCCTATGAATGTGCGGAGTTGCTTCGAGATGAACAGTAATATGATCCGCTCCAGCATCAGCAAAATCTTGAATATAGCGTTCCGGCTGTTCAATCATCAAATGCACATCAAAAAACATCTTTGATTGAGGGCGCAAGGCTTTGACAACAAGCGAACCAATCGTCAGATTCGGGACAAAATGACCATCCATTACATCGATATGTAGGAATTCAGCCCCTGCTTCTTCAACCGTACGAACCTGCTCGCCCAATCGGGAAAAATCGGCGGAAAGAATTGAAGGTGCAATCTTTAACATTTCTAATATCTCCTCTCGGCAGCAATAACTTCTTCTAAAAACAAGCAATAATGTTCATATCTCGATTTCTCAATTTGCCCCGATTCGACTGCTGCCTTAATGGCGCAATCCGGTTCCTTATGGTGCACACAGCTCGTAAACCGACATTTTCCCGGTACATCTGCAAATTCAGGAAAAAACAAAGTCAGTTCTTCTCGTTTCATCTTGGGCAAATAAAGAGATGAAAATCCTGGAGTATCGGCAAGCAATCCTTCCCCGCATACCATTAACTCAACATGCCGAGTCGTATGGCGACCACGCTTTAATTTACGACTAATTTCTCCTGTCTTTAATTCAAAACCGGGTTCCAAGGCATTAACCAAGCTCGATTTACCCACTCCCGATGGGCCGGCAAGTACAGTAACCTTATCTTTGAGATGTTCCCGAACTTCAGCAATTCCTTGCCCTGTTCGCGTCGAAACTTTAATAAGATCATAATGCAAGTTTTGATAAAAATCTAAGCTTGAAATTGAATTCTCTGCTGTTGCATCTTCACTGTTTACTTCAGCTTGATCCACTTTATTTAGGATAATCACGGGTTTAATGCCAACCTCTGAGACCTGAATCAGTAGACGATCGAGCAAGTTGAGATCAGGACGAGGGGAAACGAGAGCAAAGACGAGAAAGGCCTGATCCACATTGGCTATTGTCGGGCGAACCAGAGAATTCCGCCGTTCTTCGACTTTTTCAATCGTTGCCTTATTCCCATTACTCGGGAGAATTTGGACACGATCCCCGGTTAGAAACTCCTGTCCTTGAATGCGAAAGCGACCGCGTAGGGAACATTCCCATACTCGGCCCTCCGCATAGACATAATAAAATCCGCTATACCCTTTGAGCAAAATACCTGCTATCATTTTTTCCCTTTCATCTTGCGATTAAGCCAATGGCCCGGGGCCATCCGACACCGTGATGGTTATAACCGTACCGGGCGGGATTGGATCCCCTGGTTTGGGATTTGTCGCCATAACCGCCTCTTTCGGATATTCAGTTGAACTCTCTTTGACAATCACAACTTTTAAATTCATTTGATTAACTAAAATATTCTGTGCTTCTGTTACGGATTTACCCACCAAATTGGGCATCACTTGGTTATTATTGAATGTTCCTGCGCTCACTTGCAGATCAATCTTTCCATTCTTAGCCCAAAGAATATCTGCAGGAGGATTTTGTCCTACGACAATCCCTGCTGGTAAATTTGAGGTCGTATCTTGAGTAACGTTAACATCCCCTGTAAAGCGAGCAGTCTTAAGTGCATTTTTGGCGTCTTCCTCAGTCATCTTACCGGTCTTCAGATTAGGCATCTTAAGCATTTCCGGTCCTTTACTCACCCAAATTTTAATGGTTCGTCCATCTTTGACTAGTGTATCGGCAACTGGATCTTGACTACTGATTTTCCCTTTCTCTACCGTATCGCTATACTCTTCCGCCGGCGGATTCGAATCGAGTTTCAAATTTGATTTTTCCGCCATGAACCCTGCCTCGATAACCGTATGACCGACAAAATTCGGAACTTTCGTTGTTCCTCCACCAATATAATTTCTAAACCCAAACCCGATTACGCCGATTAGAAGCAGGATGACGGCTGCCGTAACCCAAATCCATCTTTTACGTTTTTTCTGAGGCTGATTTGGCTTCGGTTCCTCATCTTTTGAATAAGCTGATAAGGCTGCATTCACTCCATTACTTAAGGACTTATGAATACGAGTGCTGTCTAGATCTTCCTCGAGTGGTCTTTCTATCTTACGAATCGGTTCTCCATTTTGGATATGGTTTAAATCCTCAACAAATTCTACAGCGGTTTGATAGCGCCGCTCTGGGGCTTTAGCAATTGCCTTGAGGATTACATTTTCGATTCCTTGGCTAATCCTTGGATTCAGCTGACTCGGAGGAACTGGATTTTCTTGAAGATGTTTAAGCGCAATAGCGACCGGAGTTTCTCCATCATAAGGAACTTTCCCCGTTAATAACTCATAGAGTATAATTCCCAGAGAGTATAGATCCGATTGCTCATTGGTCTGAACTCCTTTAGCCTGTTCAGGTGATAGATAATGAACAGAGCCAATTATATCTCCAGTATGAGTCATCGTCGCTGCAGAAACTGCTCTTGCGATTCCGAAGTCCGTTACTTTTGCTCGTCCATCTGCAGTCACAAGAATATTATGAGGTTTAATATCCCGATGAATAATGTGGTGCTCATGAGCATGACGGATCGCTTCGGCGATTTGTCTCGCCAAATTAATACTCTGTTCAGACGACAAGGGCGCATAATTACGGATGAGTTCCTTAAGATTTTGCCCTTCAACATACTCCATCACAATATATTCTGTATCCCCGTCTTTGCCCACGTCATAAATCGAGACTATATTCGGGTGAGAAAGACTAGCAGCCGACTGAGCCTCTCTCCGAAAACGACGTACAAAATCATCATCTGATGCAAATTGCTCGCGAAGAACTTTAATCGTCACAACACGATTAAGCAGGAGGTCCTTGGCCTTATAGACAATAGCCATTCCCCCGACTCCGATCTTTTCAATAATTTCGTAGCGATCGCTTAATACTTTGCTCATTTGGATTCACCTGCTTTCTGACTTAATGCCATTTCGATCATATCGCGGGCAATTGGTGCTGCTGCGCCCCCGCCTGTTCCCCCGTGCTCCACCATCACAGCAACTGCTATCCGAGGAGATTCGGCTGGTGCAAAAGCAATATACCACGCATGTGTTTTAGCATTCCCACCAGGCTCAGCTGAGCCTGTTTTGGCGGCCACTTGAATTCCTACAATTCCACCTGGTGCCGCAGTCCCATCATTTACAGCGGCGATCATCGCACTTTTAATTTTATCTGCTTCCTCGCTTGATAAAGCGGTTAACCAAGATTTTGGGCTCGTTTTATAGAGAATATTTTGCTGATCATCCAATACCTGATCCACAATATAGGGGGTCATAATAACCCCATGGTTAGCAATTCCTGCGGCGACCAAGGCCATATGGAAAGGACTCACCAACACCTCACCTTGACCAAACGTACTTGCCGCAAGCAGATTGGTATTCAATTGCTTAGGGATAGATGACTGATTCGTAATTTGGCTCGGTGAAATGGGTAATTCAAAGGGAATCGTTTGGCCAAAGCCAAACCCTCTAACCGCGTTAAGAAATTGTTTATCACCACTCCGCACTCCGAAGGTCGCAAAATAGGTGTTGCAGGAATCAGCAAGGGCTGTATCATAGTTCACCCAACCATGGGCTTTATCATTCTGTTCCGGAATAACCTGTCCGTTAATGATCGTCGATCCAGTACAATTATACAGATCCCCCGTATTAACCCCTGAACGCAAGATCGCAGCCGAAGTAATGACCTTCATTGTTGAACCCGGCGGATATAGAGCAAATGCCCTATTCACAAAAGGGCTTCCAGGTCTACTACTCAATTCTGCCCAGTTTTGATCAAGAGAATTGGGATCAAATCCGGGTTGACTGACTAGCGCCAAAACTTCCCCAGATCTAGGATCAAGCGCAACTGCTGTTCCTTGCTTACCTTTGAGTCCCTCATAAGCGACCTTCTGCAACTGATAATCCAAGGTCAAAACAACGTCATTTCCCTTTCGAGGAAGCTGAAAGGTTTGTTTTATTTCCTGTGTAGCCGTAGCGTCTTTTATTCCTAACAGCCAATCTCCGAACGCAGCTTCCATCCCTGCCGAACCATGCTGCAGGGTAGCATATCCTATCAAAGGTTCAAGCGCTTCCCCTTTTGGGTAGATTCGCTTTTTCTGGTTGTCCGTTGTTTGTGTCTGGGCCAAGATTTCGCCATTTCGATCAAAAATTCCTCCTCTAACGACACGCTCTTCCATGAGGATAAGACGGCGGTTTGCTGGATTTTCTAGCAATGCATCAGAGCGTACGACCTGCCAATAAACCAACCCAAAACTCAGAAAGATAAAGCTGATCGAAAAGCCTAAAGCGATGTAGCGTAATCCTTTCTTCATACAGCATACCCCCTCTCCTTGCTCTTTAAAGTAAAGGGGCCATCCGCTGCTACTTGGGAAATATTAGCCAAGATTCCTAAGAGCAGAAAGTGAACCAGCATGGAACTTCCCCCATAGCTCACCCAAGGTAAAGGGATTCCTGTCAAAGGTAATAGTTTTGTCACTCCTGCCAAGATAATCAACGTCTCTGTGCCAATGAGAATTCCAATTCCAGCCGCTAAGATCTGCCCAAAACGATCAATAGCTCTCATACTCACGCGGAAGGCACGTAAGACGACAATCAAGAAAAGCAATAGAACTGCCATGGCACCTGCAAATCCGATTTCTTCAGAAATGACAGCAAAGATGAAGTCTGTACTCGCAGCAGGAACCTGAAACGATCCAATTCCATTTCCTAACCCTGTTCCAAGAATTCCTCCTCCTGCGATCGCAAAGAGGGATTGGGCGATTTGATACCCATCTCCTGCGGAATCAATCCACGGATTGAGCCAAGTTGCAATTCGCACCTGGACATGATGAAACAAGAAATAGCCGATTGTCCCTGTTCCAGCAAGCATAGGTAAGGAGATACCTAAGTAGAGGGGGCGCTCAGTCACTGCATAGAGCAGAAGCACAAAGAGAGAATAGAACACCAAAGCTGTTCCTAAACTTTTTTGCGCCGCCAACAAACCCAGAGAAAACCCACTCATAATCAAAAAGGGTCCTAATGTGCGCCAGTCGGGTAAAGAAAATCTCCAGACTTGAACCGTACCCACTCGGAGGAGCTCTTCATGCTCGCCCAAATAGGAAGCGAGGAAAAGGAGTAAGGCAATTTTGACCAATTCCTCGGGTTCAAAACTAAAACCTCCAATAGTTAGCCAACTGGTTGCCCCACCTGAAGTTACACCAAATACTAAGGTTAATAAAAGCATGGCAACAGCAGCTAAGCCCCAGAGATATTGATAACGACCCAACTTACGATAATCTCTGAGTACAAAAATAACCAAATAAAAGGCCAAAAGGCCAATATTTGCCCACCGAAACTGACGAATAGCCAATTCTGGACGTATCCGAGTCAAAAACACCAAACCAATGACCACAATGGTCTGAACTGTGGCTAAAAGCAACGGATCTCCCTTGTAATCCGTTATCTTTTCCACCAGTAAACCCAGCAAAAGTAGAGCGGAAAACACCCCCGCTTGCCAGAGAATCTGTTGATTTGCCCGCTCCTCTAAAAGCAAGACGATCAGGCCAACCCACAAGACCATTAAATTAAGAAGGCGAAGCATTCCGTATCCCTTCATTTTGTCACTCCATAATACAGCCTAAGGCTGTAAAATTATCCGGAGCTCCTCGGTCAAGAATGAGCTGCCGCATCCGTTCAAAATGCTCTTCCCAAGAGCCTGTCTGAGATAACTCTTGAATCAACTCCTGCTCCGTTATCACATTAGAAAAGCCATCCGTGCAGAGCAAGAAAAAATCTCCCGGTTGGCAATCGAAACATCCTGAATCCACTTTGACCTCTTGAGATGTGCCGACGGCTCGAACGAGAACATGGCGTTGGGGATGTTTTTCAGCCTCTTCGGGGGAAATTTGCCCCATCCGAACTAATTCCTCGACAAGTGAATGATCCACGGTCAAGGGGATCAAGTTTCCTTTACGCCACAAATACCCTCGACTATCGCCAACATGGGCGATTACAACCTGATCTGCCTTAAAAACTAAAACGGTTAAGGTTGTCCCCATACCTTCATTTTCCGGATTTACGGTAGAAGCCTCAAACACTCTGCGGTTGGCTTGAATCAAGGCTTGCTTAACCCAGTCTAATACCGCATCTTCCCCCAATCCTTCAAGTTCTGGAGATGCCTCAGACAACACTTCCAGTGCTGTACGCGATGCAACTTCTCCTGCAAGATGCCCCCCCATGCCATCGGCTACAGCATAGAGACCATACTGGGAAAGAACAAGCAGAGAATCTTCATTATTTTTCCGGACACACCCAGTTTCACTAAAGCTTACTACTTTCATTTTGCCACCTCGAATACTGGAAGGTAATACTTCCAATTTTCACATAATCACCAGCGACTAATTGGACTGAAGAATGAATTCGCTCTCCGTTAACCCAGGTTCCATTCGTGCTTCCGAGGTCTTCGATGGTGGTTACACCTTTTTTATAACGAATCAATGCGTGGTCGATCGACGCAAAATGATCCGCTAAAACCACGTCATTATGCTTTCCGCGTCCCAATTTTAGTCCTTTGCCCTCTATGCGGAAAGCTCTTCCTTTAGGTAAGAGTTCCCCACCAGAGAGCACTTCCAAACGTCCATACTCCTGCTCTCCGTTACGGATCCCCTTAAATTGGAGATCTCCCATAAGAGCAGTAAGAACCCTAAATAAGTATAAATAAATAAGAACGATAAAGAGGAGACGCCCCAAAACCACAATGAATTGCATAGATACCTCCGAGCCTATTCCCGACGAAGAGCCATTACGGTTTGCCCGATTTCAATTCGGTCTCCCGGGACAAGAATTTGCTTTGTAACACGTTGACTATTAAGACAAGTTCCATTCGTACTCCCTAAATCATCGACTTCCCAGCCAGTCCCCATGCGACTTATTCTAAGATGTCTTCGGGATACTTCCACATCCTTAAGAACGATCTCACATTGACCATGCCTCCCGACATAAATAACGTCTTCTTTAAGTGGAAACTTTTTCCCTTGATCTGAACCTTCTAAGACTTCGAGAAAATACTGCGATTTCCTTCCTTGTTCTAAAGGATCAGCAAGACTTAAAGGTCCCGTACTCTGCAAAATATTGGTCTGATCTCGCCAAGATTCCGGTGCAGAACTGTCTTCGCTATACTTTTCCTCGTAATCCTCATCCGCTTCCCAATTGATCTCGATGGAATCATCAAAATCGACTTCAACAAACATTTCACACGGTTTAACCGTATCATCAGAATGAAGTTCGATCGAAGGTTTACTCAAAAAGGTAAAACCACTGCGTTGCCCTTCTGCATAAATGTATTTAGAAAGTTCGAGTAGAAACGCATCACCGAAGCTCGCTAAAGGACTCCAATCGCTGGAATGAAGGAAGACCCGATAAACATTAGGAACATAGACCTGTGAGATGCTCACTTGCTTGTTTTTATGCATGGCTTTAACAAGTTCTTTGGCAATTTCAACAGGCTGAAGGCGGGTCGCGTTTTTCTTAAAAACCCCAGTAAATAGATGTTCAGCTACTTCTTCAAAACGGGCTAGAAGGCTCATTTCTCGTCACTCTCCCACTGGCGTCGCAGTTGTCCACAGGCTGCATCAATATCTGTTCCTTTTTCTTCACGAAGGGAAACCGGGATACCTCGTTGTTCGAGGACTCGCGCAAAGCCCTGAATTTCAGCGCCATCCGGCCGAGCCATTCCCGTCTCCACAACGGGGTTTACAGGGATCAAATTGACATGCGCGAGTTGCCCTTGCAAAAGCTGAGCAACTTCCTCTGCTGCTTTATGCGTCGCCTGACCTGCAATTAAAGCAACTTCAAACGTAATTCTTCGGTTCGTTCTTTCCGTATACTCCTGGCAAGCTTTCATTAGCTCTTCCAGAGGATAACGGCGATTAATCGGGATTAAGTCATTGCGAATCTCATTATTGGCACTATGTAAGGAAACAGCTAACCCAACTTGAGGATTATCCTGCGCCAATTGCCGGATTTTCGGAGCAACACCGCTCGTTGAAATGGTCATCCGCCTCATCCCAATATTTTGACCCGCCTCCTGATTAAGAATTTGAATCCCCTTCAAGACCTCGTCATAATTGAGCAACGGTTCTCCCATACCCATAAAAACGACATTTGTCACTTGAAAATCAGGATCCTCTTGGCGCATCGCATGGGTAATATCGAGAATTTGTCCCACGATTTCCCCTGAGGAAAGATTTCTTTGCCATCCCCCTAAACCTGTGGCACAAAAAGCACACCCGACTGGACAACCTACCTGAGTAGAAACACAGACCGTTCGACGATTTCGACTTTTCACACGGTCATAATCCATTAACACACATTCGATGCTCTGTCCATCGGCCAGTTCGAATAAAAATTTCCGGGTTTCATCCTGAGAAACCTGCTCCTTGAGTTGAAGAAGCGGTACTAGTATCAAACGCTCCTGAATTTTTATGAGATCCGCTTTTCCGATATTTTTGATCTCATCCCAATTTTGAACCGCTTTCTGTTGAATCCAATGAAAGAGCTGACGTCCTCTGAATTTCGGTACACCTATTTCCTGGCAAGCTAAAATAAGTTCAGCCTCAGTCAACCCTCTTATATCACTTCTCACCATAGTATTCACCTAATTCCTTCCAGCTAAACTTCCACCCGCTGAAATTTAGCTAAGAAAAACCCATCCATCCCGTGACGATGAGGCAAAATTTGCAGCATTCCTTTTTCTGCTTGTCGAATATCTTTTTCTTCGTCTAAGGAAAACGGCAGAGTATCTAATAGATTAACCGGTTTAAATTCGGGGTGAACCTTGCGAAACGCTTTGACCACCTCAAAATTTTCTTCGGGTTCAACCGTACACGTCGAATAAACCAGTTCTCCGCCAAGAGCCACACATTGGGCCGCTCTCTCTAAGATTTCGAGTTGCAAAGACGGAAGCTTCCCAATTTCCTCTTCTTCTTTGTTCCATCTGAGGTCAGCCCGCCGACGAATGACTCCTAGCCCTGAACACGGCGCATCCACCAAAACCTTTTGACAAGTGCCATTTTCGATACCTGGCAATTCTCGTGCATCTCCCGCTTGAGCTTGAATATTGGTAATCCCCAAGCGTTCTGCCAGCTGAGCAATCAACTCGACTTTATGAGGATGGATGTCAAAGGCCAGAATTTTCCCTTGATTTTTCATTTTCTGAGCAAGATGAGTTGTTTTTCCTCCAGGTGCCGCACAAGCATCCAAGACAATATCACCGGGTTGAGGATTTAAAATATGAGCCACGAGTTGTGAGCTCTCATCCTGGACTGCAAAAAGGCCCTCTTGAAAGCTTGCGAGTTTATCGAGTGCTCCGGAATTTTCGAGAACTAAACTTTCGGGTACCCGCTCTCCTAAGCTGACCTCAACATTTTCCTTCTGAAGCCTGTCGACTAGCTCTTCACGGGTAATCCTCAGGATGTTTGTCCGAATCCACAACGGTGCAATCTCATTGTTCGTTTGACAGAGCGCTTCGGTCTCTTCAAAACCATAGCGTTTGAGCCAACGTTTGACCATCCATTCCGGATGAGAATAACGAGCCGATAAATAGCGCACTGCCTCTCTTTGCGGATTTGGCCAGCGAATATTCCAACCCTGGTCAAGGACCTTGTGAAGAACGCTGTTAACTAAACCCGCATACTTTACCTGGCGTCGTTTGGTCATCTCCACTCCTTCATTAACCGCCGCAGAAGCAGGGATTTTCGATAAATAGAGGAGTTGAAAAGCGCTAATCCGTAAAATCCAGCGTACTTCATGGGGTAAACCAGAAAGAGGAGTACGCAAATGCCGCCTCAACGCATAATCCAAAGTCAGTCGATTTTTTAAAGTCCCATTAACCAACTGGGTAATGAGCTGTCGGTCTCTTCCATCCTCAACCTCTCTTAATTCTCTTTGCAAAAGGAGGTTTGCGTAAGCTTCCTCTTCATCGACTCGGCGAAGAATACGAACGGCTCGTTCCCGTGGTGTCAACTTAATCATCCCCATCTCTTCCTTGCGCAATCATCACAAAACGCAAAAGTTGTAAGAGAGCTGATAAAGCTGCTGCAACATACGTCAGTGCAGCTGCACTTAGAACTTTGCGGGCTCCCCTTGCCTCATCCTGGGCAAGCATCCCATTGCTTTGGAGTAAAGCCATTGCTCGATTACTCGCATTGTACTCGACAGGTAAAGTGATCAATTGAAAGAGAACAGCGAGCGAAAACGCGAGAATTCCTACCTGTAAAAGCCAATCAAAAGCAGGAATAAACAATCCTGCTATGATCAAAATCGGTCCTAAGCTACTCCCAAAATTGGCAGCAGGTACAAAAGTCGAACGAAGTTGCAACGGAAAATAACCTGTTGCGTGTTGAATCGCATGACCTGACTCATGCGCGGCAACCGCTAAGGAAGCTAAAG from the Desulfitobacterium metallireducens DSM 15288 genome contains:
- a CDS encoding thiamine diphosphokinase, which produces MRVAVVANGEWDVDWGSRELAQYDMLICADGGGNYALQSGRVPKVLIGDLDSITPGNLELCRQKKVHIEQFPREKDETDLELALEYAVSQLNPQTLWLYGATGGRVDHLLGNLALLLNFHKRGYCIHIKDPLHEIYLLQGREELKGRAGQELSLIPVSEKARVTTEGLYYPLQGDVILQDSPRGISNVFLGEEAVVEVEEGIVLLVVLA
- the pknB gene encoding Stk1 family PASTA domain-containing Ser/Thr kinase, which codes for MSKVLSDRYEIIEKIGVGGMAIVYKAKDLLLNRVVTIKVLREQFASDDDFVRRFRREAQSAASLSHPNIVSIYDVGKDGDTEYIVMEYVEGQNLKELIRNYAPLSSEQSINLARQIAEAIRHAHEHHIIHRDIKPHNILVTADGRAKVTDFGIARAVSAATMTHTGDIIGSVHYLSPEQAKGVQTNEQSDLYSLGIILYELLTGKVPYDGETPVAIALKHLQENPVPPSQLNPRISQGIENVILKAIAKAPERRYQTAVEFVEDLNHIQNGEPIRKIERPLEEDLDSTRIHKSLSNGVNAALSAYSKDEEPKPNQPQKKRKRWIWVTAAVILLLIGVIGFGFRNYIGGGTTKVPNFVGHTVIEAGFMAEKSNLKLDSNPPAEEYSDTVEKGKISSQDPVADTLVKDGRTIKIWVSKGPEMLKMPNLKTGKMTEEDAKNALKTARFTGDVNVTQDTTSNLPAGIVVGQNPPADILWAKNGKIDLQVSAGTFNNNQVMPNLVGKSVTEAQNILVNQMNLKVVIVKESSTEYPKEAVMATNPKPGDPIPPGTVITITVSDGPGPLA
- the hslO gene encoding Hsp33 family molecular chaperone HslO; the encoded protein is MSNDIHDEIWLGTLLEGQARWVVAKTTDLVEEARSRHQTSPVATAALGRLMTASLLLASSLKGNESITIRLLGNGPLGGVVAVGNAQGEVRGYVHEPFTDLPLNENGKLDVAQAVGQGEFAVSKSLENGENFTSMVPLISGEIAEDLAHYLLNSEQIPSATLLGVLVERDYQVMGAGGMLIQLLPGASEECIEKIEEQINKLPEGISKIASESRSMEEMVQTLLGGLSYQVLEKRPAGFQCSCSKERVGATLISLGREGFKEILQDKQAELVCHFCNEHYQFDEKELMELYEQAK
- the rpmB gene encoding 50S ribosomal protein L28 is translated as MANVCAICGKGISTGIQVSHSHIRTKRTWKPNLQKVHAIVDGTPTRIRVCTRCLRSGKVQRAV
- the rpe gene encoding ribulose-phosphate 3-epimerase, with product MLKIAPSILSADFSRLGEQVRTVEEAGAEFLHIDVMDGHFVPNLTIGSLVVKALRPQSKMFFDVHLMIEQPERYIQDFADAGADHITVHLEATPHIHRAVQQIKALGLSAGVAVNPATPLDGLKYILPELDMVLIMSVNPGFGGQKFIPGVLPKIEVLRTYLQQRHSSCQIEVDGGINAETAPAAVKAGAEILVAGAAVFGQTDPCKAIQDIRKAAGNPKDGAK
- the rsgA gene encoding ribosome small subunit-dependent GTPase A, encoding MIAGILLKGYSGFYYVYAEGRVWECSLRGRFRIQGQEFLTGDRVQILPSNGNKATIEKVEERRNSLVRPTIANVDQAFLVFALVSPRPDLNLLDRLLIQVSEVGIKPVIILNKVDQAEVNSEDATAENSISSLDFYQNLHYDLIKVSTRTGQGIAEVREHLKDKVTVLAGPSGVGKSSLVNALEPGFELKTGEISRKLKRGRHTTRHVELMVCGEGLLADTPGFSSLYLPKMKREELTLFFPEFADVPGKCRFTSCVHHKEPDCAIKAAVESGQIEKSRYEHYCLFLEEVIAAERRY
- a CDS encoding Asp23/Gls24 family envelope stress response protein → MGKEINNNLGKIDISEEVIATIAGAAAVECYGLVGMSSRKITDGFTELLGRENLARGVMVKIDDNQVVIDLYIVVGYGVNISEVATNVMERVRYTTENLTGLHVAEVNVNVQGVRVLE